From the Peptococcus niger genome, the window CAATCTCGATCATAGCATCAGAATAGCGCTCGGCAAGGGACTGGGCATGGGTGACCATGACCAGTGTTTTACCCTGGTCCCGGATATGAGCCACCACCCTGCCGATGACCTCATCCGCCGTATCCCTATCCAAGGCCGCTGACGGCTCATCCAAGAGGTAGACCTCCGGTTGCATCAGCATCACCCGTGCCAAGGCCAGACGCTGCCGCTCGCCGCCGGACAAGTCATCGGGCCTGTCTGCCGGTGACTTGTCCAGCGCCACTTGCGCCAGGGCCTGCCGAAGAACCTCTTCATCAACCGGTGGCAATTCAGCAAAAAGGCGGCCCTGCTGCAAGTTATCCCCAATGCTGCCGGTAAAAATAACCGGTGTCTGCTCCAGCATGACCACCTGTCGACGCAGCTTGACCGCCTCCACATCGGCCAGGTCGTGCCCCTGCCAATAGATCTTGCCCCGGTCTGGGCTGACCATCTTATTCAGCATGCGCAAAAATGTCGTTTTGCCACTGCCGCTCG encodes:
- a CDS encoding ABC transporter ATP-binding protein; the encoded protein is MFEIYDVQYRGILSIPRLSIETGRITSIVGPSGSGKTTFLRMLNKMVSPDRGKIYWQGHDLADVEAVKLRRQVVMLEQTPVIFTGSIGDNLQQGRLFAELPPVDEEVLRQALAQVALDKSPADRPDDLSGGERQRLALARVMLMQPEVYLLDEPSAALDRDTADEVIGRVVAHIRDQGKTLVMVTHAQSLAERYSDAMIEIERGRVAACRVVQYG